In Mongoliitalea daihaiensis, one DNA window encodes the following:
- a CDS encoding phosphatase PAP2 family protein — MEKLARFFSILGHPLLVGPAYVGLMAFDKLSTHQALLLLGMVLGVVTIPIIIHNFYKVKKGSYTNFDVSQREQRKGFYPFLLGLFSCINLLIYYLDFPQEVSVQTGVFTGMLLLSFAINYVLKASLHTAILFYICFSLLHLDLLWVVGLLIFAVLTAWSRVYTQKHQVSEVLVGGVLGAVFGFLALQI, encoded by the coding sequence ATGGAGAAACTAGCACGATTTTTTTCAATTCTTGGACACCCGCTGTTGGTAGGACCTGCCTATGTGGGATTGATGGCATTCGACAAGTTAAGCACGCATCAAGCGCTCCTTTTATTGGGAATGGTCTTAGGCGTCGTTACCATTCCCATCATCATCCATAATTTTTATAAAGTCAAAAAAGGGAGTTACACCAACTTTGATGTATCTCAACGGGAACAGCGAAAAGGCTTTTATCCCTTTTTATTAGGGCTATTTAGTTGCATCAATTTGCTTATTTATTATTTAGATTTTCCTCAAGAGGTAAGTGTTCAAACAGGAGTTTTTACAGGAATGTTGCTTCTCTCTTTTGCCATCAACTATGTTTTGAAAGCATCACTGCATACAGCCATCCTATTTTATATCTGCTTCAGTTTGCTTCATTTAGATCTGCTATGGGTAGTCGGCTTACTTATCTTTGCCGTCCTTACCGCTTGGTCCAGAGTCTATACTCAAAAACATCAAGTATCTGAAGTACTGGTAGGTGGCGTTTTGGGTGCTGTTTTTGGCTTTTTGGCTTTGCAGATTTAA
- a CDS encoding sigma-54-dependent transcriptional regulator, with protein sequence MSKILIIDDEKVIRATLKEILEYEKYQVDEAPDGEIGLKKIIEEDYDLVLCDIKMPKMDGMEVLEKAKELEKNPQFIMISAHGSIETAVEATKKGAFDFVPKPPDLNRLLLTVRNALDKKNLVSETKVLKKKLSQKLDMVGNSSAIQDVKNTIEKVAPTDARVLITGPNGTGKELVAHWLHAKSNRSQAPFIAVNCAAIPAELIESELFGHEKGAFTSAIKQRVGKFEQANGGTLFLDEIGDMSLSAQSKVLRALQEHKVTRVGGDKDIKVDVRVLAATNKDLKKEIEEGKFREDLYHRLSVILIQVPALKERVEDIPELVDKFLGDIAADYGTSQKSISADAIKELQKFSWTGNIRELRNVVERLVILGEKTISLDDVKKYADY encoded by the coding sequence ATGTCAAAAATTTTGATTATCGATGACGAAAAAGTCATTAGAGCTACTTTAAAAGAAATTTTAGAGTATGAGAAGTACCAAGTAGATGAGGCTCCTGATGGAGAAATTGGTTTGAAAAAGATCATTGAGGAGGATTATGACCTTGTCTTATGTGATATCAAAATGCCTAAAATGGACGGTATGGAGGTTTTAGAAAAGGCAAAAGAACTTGAGAAAAACCCCCAATTCATCATGATTTCTGCACATGGAAGCATTGAAACCGCTGTAGAAGCCACTAAAAAAGGCGCTTTTGACTTTGTACCCAAACCGCCGGATCTTAATCGTTTGCTATTGACCGTAAGGAATGCCCTAGACAAAAAAAACTTGGTTTCCGAGACGAAGGTCCTGAAGAAGAAATTATCCCAAAAATTGGATATGGTGGGAAATTCTTCAGCTATCCAAGATGTGAAAAATACGATAGAAAAAGTTGCACCTACCGATGCACGGGTTTTGATTACTGGACCCAATGGGACAGGAAAAGAATTGGTGGCGCATTGGCTGCATGCCAAAAGTAACAGGTCCCAAGCACCCTTTATTGCCGTAAACTGTGCGGCAATTCCAGCCGAATTGATTGAAAGTGAATTATTTGGTCATGAAAAAGGCGCTTTCACATCGGCTATAAAACAAAGAGTAGGGAAGTTTGAACAGGCTAACGGAGGGACTCTGTTTTTGGATGAAATTGGAGATATGAGTTTATCCGCTCAATCAAAGGTACTTCGGGCACTTCAAGAACATAAAGTTACGCGTGTTGGAGGAGATAAGGATATCAAAGTAGATGTTCGTGTATTAGCAGCGACCAACAAAGACCTTAAAAAAGAAATTGAAGAGGGTAAATTCAGGGAAGACTTATATCATAGATTAAGTGTTATTTTGATTCAAGTACCTGCATTAAAAGAGCGGGTAGAAGACATCCCGGAATTGGTTGATAAATTCTTGGGAGATATCGCCGCAGATTATGGTACAAGCCAAAAGAGCATTTCAGCCGATGCCATCAAAGAATTACAAAAATTTTCTTGGACAGGCAATATACGGGAGCTGAGAAACGTAGTCGAACGCTTAGTGATATTGGGAGAAAAAACAATTTCTCTAGACGATGTAAAAAAATATGCTGACTATTAA
- the argS gene encoding arginine--tRNA ligase — protein MSLEQGILTSIQQAFAELYDHPLAVEDLQLQPTRKEFEGSYTFVVFPYLKVTKLNPEATAKALGDYLVNSCESVTAYNVVKGFLNLVINQRSWLDIFNNLLAKPTVGQLPANGKKVMVEYSSPNTNKPLHLGHLRNNFLGFSVAEIMKATGYEVIKANLVNDRGIHICKSMVAYKHLGNEETPSSSGLKGDHLAGKYYVLFDKTYKNQIAELIADGFSEEDAKKNAPWMLEAQEMLRMWEQGDAAVVGLWKLMNGWVYEGFDATYKRMGVSFDKFYYESDTYLLGKDIVEEGLAKGVFFKKENGSIWVDLTDEGLDEKLVLRADGTSVYITQDMGTADLKYQDFQIDKSVYVVGNEQDYHFDVLFKIMRKLGRSYGAGLYHLSYGMVDLPTGKMKSREGTVVDADDLIQEMIDTAESHTKELGKIDGFSDEQAAELYETLGLGALKYFLLKVDPKKRMLFNPQESIEFQGNTGPFIQYSHARIASILRKAKQIGVSYQSDAFANVSSIQDSERDLISMLHDFEKKLIQASEDYSPAILAQYLFDLAKEYNHFYADLPIFNEQEKAIQSFRIALSFQTAQTIKRGMELLGIQVPERM, from the coding sequence ATGAGCTTAGAACAAGGAATACTCACATCCATTCAACAGGCATTTGCTGAACTGTATGATCATCCACTAGCTGTAGAAGACTTACAGTTGCAACCCACCCGTAAGGAATTTGAAGGAAGCTACACTTTTGTAGTATTTCCCTATTTGAAAGTAACCAAACTTAATCCCGAGGCTACTGCAAAAGCACTGGGAGATTATTTGGTGAATTCTTGCGAGTCAGTCACAGCCTACAATGTTGTCAAAGGATTCTTAAACCTTGTTATCAACCAACGTTCCTGGCTAGATATTTTCAACAATCTCTTGGCAAAGCCAACAGTCGGACAGCTACCTGCCAATGGCAAAAAGGTTATGGTAGAGTACAGTAGTCCCAACACCAATAAGCCGCTTCATTTAGGTCATTTAAGAAATAATTTTCTAGGCTTCTCCGTAGCTGAAATCATGAAAGCTACCGGATATGAAGTCATCAAAGCCAACTTGGTCAACGACCGCGGTATCCACATCTGTAAATCCATGGTAGCATACAAGCACCTAGGGAATGAAGAGACCCCAAGCAGTAGCGGACTCAAAGGAGATCATTTGGCAGGAAAGTATTATGTCCTTTTTGACAAAACCTACAAAAATCAAATCGCTGAATTGATCGCTGATGGGTTTTCTGAAGAAGATGCCAAAAAAAATGCTCCCTGGATGCTGGAAGCTCAGGAAATGCTTCGCATGTGGGAACAAGGAGACGCCGCAGTCGTGGGGTTATGGAAATTGATGAATGGCTGGGTGTACGAAGGTTTCGACGCTACTTACAAAAGAATGGGGGTTAGTTTTGATAAGTTTTACTACGAATCAGACACCTACCTTTTAGGCAAAGACATTGTGGAGGAGGGATTGGCTAAAGGTGTCTTTTTCAAAAAAGAAAATGGCTCAATTTGGGTTGACTTGACTGACGAAGGTTTAGATGAGAAATTGGTTTTAAGAGCGGATGGCACTTCTGTGTATATCACCCAAGATATGGGTACTGCAGACCTTAAATACCAAGACTTTCAGATTGATAAATCCGTCTATGTTGTTGGCAATGAACAGGACTACCATTTTGATGTTCTCTTTAAAATCATGCGAAAACTGGGTCGTTCTTATGGCGCAGGTCTCTATCACCTTTCTTATGGAATGGTAGATCTACCTACCGGAAAGATGAAATCCCGTGAAGGCACGGTCGTGGATGCAGATGATTTGATTCAGGAAATGATAGATACTGCAGAATCCCATACCAAGGAATTGGGTAAAATAGATGGATTTTCAGATGAGCAAGCAGCTGAATTGTACGAAACATTGGGATTGGGCGCACTAAAATACTTCCTTCTGAAAGTTGACCCTAAAAAGCGAATGCTGTTTAACCCTCAGGAATCCATCGAATTTCAAGGTAATACAGGTCCTTTTATTCAGTATTCGCATGCGCGCATAGCTTCTATATTGCGTAAAGCTAAGCAGATTGGCGTTTCCTATCAATCAGATGCCTTTGCTAATGTATCAAGCATACAGGATTCTGAACGGGATTTGATCAGCATGCTACATGATTTTGAAAAAAAATTAATTCAAGCATCAGAAGACTATTCTCCAGCCATTTTGGCTCAATATCTTTTTGACTTGGCGAAAGAATACAACCACTTTTATGCAGACCTTCCTATTTTCAACGAACAGGAAAAGGCGATCCAATCTTTCCGAATTGCACTCTCTTTCCAAACCGCCCAAACAATCAAACGCGGGATGGAGTTATTAGGTATACAAGTTCCAGAACGAATGTAA
- a CDS encoding translation initiation factor yields the protein MSKKKNNDWKKRDGVVYSTSDNFEFNLLADEEVATLPPAKQQLKVQLDKKARAGKQVTLITGFVGTEEDLQTLGKLLKNKCGVGGSAKDGEILLQGDLRDKTLDLLLKEGYKAKKSGG from the coding sequence ATGAGTAAAAAAAAGAACAACGATTGGAAAAAACGAGATGGAGTAGTTTACTCCACTTCGGATAACTTTGAATTCAACCTTTTAGCAGACGAGGAGGTAGCAACCCTCCCTCCTGCCAAGCAACAATTGAAAGTTCAGTTGGATAAAAAAGCAAGGGCAGGAAAACAGGTCACTTTGATTACAGGATTTGTTGGAACTGAGGAGGATTTACAAACACTCGGGAAGCTCTTGAAAAATAAATGCGGGGTCGGTGGTTCTGCCAAGGATGGAGAAATCCTCCTCCAAGGAGACCTTCGAGATAAAACCCTGGATCTTCTGCTCAAAGAAGGTTACAAAGCAAAAAAATCAGGAGGGTAA
- a CDS encoding methionine aminotransferase: protein MFRSKLPQVETTIFTVMTNLANTYEAINLAQGFPGFDCYPYLQDLVAEYMQKGYNQYAPMHGVGLLRQRIEEKSKNLYGVNFDMETEITVVSGATEALFVAITTVVQPGDEVIVLEPAYDSYVPAIQLSGGLPVYVQLHAKDFSVDWQQVKDAISERTKAIIINNPHNPGGYVWKKADFETLSELIGEREIYIISDEVYDHILFDERKHLSPCMFESLQQKTFVCGSLGKTFHVTGWKIGYCLAPVQLTKEFRKIHQYVTFSTATPFQFALADFMVDPTRYLHVGEFYESKRNLFLKGLRETKFKFTPAEGSFFQTVSYGHLSKEADYELAKKMTVQAKVAAIPVSSFYHEKKDHKQLRFCFAKEDDVLEEAVDRLIDFSRHIR, encoded by the coding sequence ATGTTTAGATCTAAATTACCTCAAGTTGAGACGACAATCTTTACTGTAATGACCAACTTAGCCAATACCTATGAAGCCATCAACCTGGCTCAAGGATTTCCTGGTTTTGATTGTTATCCTTACCTGCAAGATTTGGTAGCTGAATATATGCAAAAAGGATACAATCAGTATGCCCCTATGCATGGGGTAGGGCTGCTAAGGCAACGGATTGAAGAGAAATCCAAGAATCTCTATGGTGTAAATTTTGATATGGAAACCGAAATAACAGTCGTCTCTGGAGCAACCGAGGCTTTGTTTGTAGCAATCACGACGGTAGTGCAGCCTGGAGATGAAGTGATTGTCTTAGAACCAGCCTACGATAGTTATGTGCCAGCCATCCAACTCAGCGGGGGGCTGCCTGTCTATGTGCAGCTACATGCCAAAGATTTTAGTGTAGACTGGCAACAAGTAAAAGATGCCATCAGTGAACGAACCAAGGCAATTATCATCAACAATCCACATAACCCAGGTGGCTATGTATGGAAAAAAGCTGATTTTGAAACCTTGAGTGAATTGATAGGTGAACGAGAGATTTATATTATCAGCGATGAGGTCTACGATCATATATTATTTGATGAACGCAAGCACCTTTCTCCATGCATGTTTGAATCTCTTCAGCAGAAAACCTTTGTCTGTGGCTCCTTGGGTAAAACTTTTCATGTGACAGGTTGGAAAATCGGCTATTGTTTGGCCCCTGTTCAGTTGACCAAAGAGTTCCGGAAAATTCATCAGTATGTAACTTTCAGTACGGCTACCCCATTTCAGTTTGCTTTAGCGGATTTCATGGTGGACCCAACCCGTTATTTACACGTCGGAGAGTTTTATGAATCTAAGCGAAACCTTTTTTTAAAGGGATTACGAGAAACCAAGTTTAAGTTTACACCAGCAGAGGGTAGTTTTTTTCAAACCGTATCTTATGGTCATCTGAGTAAAGAAGCGGACTATGAATTGGCAAAAAAGATGACCGTACAAGCAAAAGTTGCGGCAATCCCTGTTTCATCATTCTATCATGAAAAAAAAGATCACAAACAGTTACGATTTTGCTTTGCAAAAGAAGACGATGTATTGGAAGAAGCAGTCGATCGATTAATTGACTTTTCTAGACACATACGGTAA
- a CDS encoding 1,4-dihydroxy-2-naphthoate polyprenyltransferase, with the protein METALTNKKQAWLHALRLRTLPLALSSIFLGSFVAHFFGDMHWEVLVLASLTTTFLQILSNLANDYGDSVHGADSKEREGPIRAVQSGVISLPEMKRAMILCGILSFISGIILLLVALQNWKLIVLFIGFGLTAIYAAITYTSGKNPYGYIGLGDISVFIFFGLLGVVGTFFLHNLQVNAGVWLPAISLGLFSTAVLNINNIRDIPSDTLAGKRSIPVRIGRKRAVQYNWLLILGGNMLLLVFAFVYQAWGTLAALLAFPLMLSVAKGVQREKEASKIDPMLKKMAISTLLWVLGFGLGLYFIK; encoded by the coding sequence GTGGAAACAGCACTGACGAATAAAAAACAAGCTTGGCTTCATGCCCTTCGATTACGTACGCTTCCTTTAGCCTTGTCCAGCATTTTTCTTGGAAGCTTTGTCGCTCATTTCTTTGGAGACATGCATTGGGAGGTATTGGTACTCGCTTCCCTCACAACCACTTTTTTACAGATCTTATCCAACTTAGCCAATGATTATGGTGACTCTGTTCATGGAGCTGATAGTAAGGAGCGAGAAGGACCTATCCGGGCAGTTCAATCCGGAGTAATCTCTCTACCCGAGATGAAGCGAGCCATGATCCTGTGTGGGATATTATCCTTTATTTCCGGCATCATACTCCTATTGGTAGCTCTCCAAAATTGGAAGCTCATCGTGCTATTCATTGGTTTTGGCCTTACTGCGATTTATGCAGCCATCACCTATACTTCAGGGAAAAATCCTTATGGCTACATAGGATTAGGAGATATTTCGGTATTTATATTTTTTGGCCTTTTAGGGGTAGTTGGCACCTTCTTTCTCCATAATTTACAAGTGAATGCAGGGGTTTGGTTACCTGCCATATCTTTAGGGTTGTTTAGTACAGCAGTTCTCAATATCAATAATATCCGAGACATTCCATCTGATACGCTGGCTGGAAAACGATCCATTCCTGTCAGAATCGGAAGAAAGCGAGCCGTTCAGTACAATTGGTTATTGATTCTTGGAGGGAATATGCTTTTACTCGTTTTTGCATTCGTGTATCAAGCTTGGGGTACATTGGCGGCTTTACTTGCCTTTCCTCTTATGCTATCCGTTGCAAAAGGGGTACAACGGGAAAAAGAGGCCTCTAAAATTGATCCTATGCTTAAAAAAATGGCTATTTCTACGCTTTTGTGGGTATTGGGATTTGGTTTAGGGCTCTATTTCATAAAATAA
- a CDS encoding arginase: MRNIKLVEVRSEIAAGTRGASLGIDALKIASLDKTSDFFTKFEPVHVADANNFLFRGNKYPHAKYIDGVYHVLKNVYSTIETLRLEKMFPIVLAGDHSTAAGTIMGIKAAHPQLRLGVIWIDAHADLHTPFTTPSGNMHGMPLAMCIQTDNLDCQVNQPSEDTLLFWDKIKVIGGDYPKVYPKDIVFISVRDTEQPEDYLIDKYGIKNFKTEEVREKGVSQIAQEALEILKDCDQIYISFDVDSLDSSISVGTGTPVPNGLTVDEALNLNAKLIKDKRVCCWEIVEVNPTLDTENLMAENAFDILEATTKSLVDHF, encoded by the coding sequence ATGAGAAATATAAAATTGGTAGAAGTACGCTCGGAAATTGCAGCCGGGACCCGAGGGGCTAGTCTAGGGATAGATGCCTTAAAAATTGCTAGTTTGGATAAAACATCTGATTTTTTTACAAAATTTGAACCCGTCCATGTTGCCGACGCCAATAATTTTCTCTTTCGTGGCAATAAATACCCCCATGCAAAATACATCGATGGCGTATACCACGTTTTGAAAAATGTCTACAGTACCATCGAGACCTTGCGTTTGGAGAAAATGTTCCCTATTGTCCTTGCAGGAGACCATTCCACAGCAGCGGGAACAATCATGGGCATCAAAGCAGCCCACCCTCAGTTGCGGTTAGGGGTCATTTGGATTGATGCGCATGCCGATTTACATACCCCGTTTACCACGCCCTCGGGAAACATGCACGGAATGCCTTTGGCGATGTGCATACAGACGGACAACTTGGATTGTCAAGTGAATCAACCTTCTGAAGACACGCTCCTTTTTTGGGATAAAATCAAAGTTATAGGCGGCGACTATCCGAAAGTCTACCCAAAAGACATTGTTTTTATCTCCGTTAGGGATACCGAACAACCCGAGGACTACCTGATTGATAAATATGGCATCAAAAACTTTAAAACAGAGGAGGTAAGGGAAAAAGGAGTATCACAAATCGCACAAGAAGCACTGGAAATCTTGAAAGATTGTGATCAAATTTATATTTCCTTTGATGTAGATAGTTTAGATTCTTCCATCTCAGTAGGGACAGGAACCCCTGTTCCCAATGGGCTGACCGTAGACGAGGCGTTGAACCTGAATGCTAAACTCATCAAAGATAAGCGTGTATGCTGTTGGGAAATTGTAGAAGTTAACCCAACTTTGGACACTGAAAACCTAATGGCTGAAAATGCATTTGATATCTTAGAAGCCACCACCAAATCACTTGTAGATCACTTTTAA
- a CDS encoding long-chain-fatty-acid--protein ligase, giving the protein MKYFKSFEADLINITEENFESLALRVFYFQALHNPVYKKYLFHRNISAQTIHTLEEIPFLPIQFFKDNKVYCLGEEQEEGFFSSSGTTGMITSKHYYWSKAFYLQHARRIFEKEYGALNKFHVLALLPAYLEREGSSLVAMAEDFILHSESSYSGFYLYDHDRLLDQLQLLAGTDKQVLLLGVTFALLDLAEKFEKIPQMNNLIVMETGGMKGRRKEMIREEVHDILKDAYKVKQIHSEYGMTELLSQAYSKGEGKYTLPPSMRILLRDINDPLSYTTRSTGGINVIDLANFHSCSFIETQDLGRFDEVGKLEVLGRFDNSETRGCNLMVN; this is encoded by the coding sequence ATGAAATATTTCAAAAGTTTTGAAGCTGATTTAATTAATATCACAGAGGAAAATTTTGAGTCCTTAGCTCTTCGGGTATTTTATTTTCAGGCATTGCACAATCCTGTTTACAAAAAATACCTATTTCATCGCAATATTTCAGCACAAACTATTCATACTTTAGAAGAAATCCCCTTTTTACCTATACAGTTTTTTAAAGACAACAAGGTTTATTGCTTAGGAGAAGAGCAGGAGGAAGGGTTCTTTTCCAGTTCAGGGACTACAGGAATGATCACAAGCAAGCATTACTATTGGTCTAAAGCATTTTATTTGCAGCATGCGCGCAGGATCTTCGAAAAGGAATATGGAGCTTTGAATAAGTTTCATGTCTTGGCTTTATTGCCTGCATATTTAGAGCGGGAGGGGAGTTCATTAGTTGCAATGGCAGAAGATTTTATACTTCATTCGGAAAGCAGCTATTCCGGATTTTATCTTTACGACCACGACCGATTGCTCGATCAATTGCAGCTTTTAGCTGGGACTGACAAGCAAGTTTTATTATTGGGAGTGACCTTCGCTTTATTGGATTTGGCAGAAAAATTCGAAAAAATCCCCCAAATGAACAATTTGATTGTGATGGAAACGGGGGGAATGAAAGGGAGAAGAAAAGAAATGATCCGCGAGGAAGTTCATGATATTCTCAAAGACGCGTATAAAGTGAAGCAGATTCATTCGGAGTATGGAATGACGGAATTGCTTTCTCAAGCCTATTCCAAAGGAGAGGGAAAATATACCTTGCCTCCAAGCATGCGGATTTTGTTGCGCGACATCAATGACCCATTATCGTACACCACCCGTAGCACAGGGGGAATAAATGTAATCGATTTAGCCAATTTTCACTCCTGTTCATTTATTGAAACCCAGGATTTAGGCAGGTTTGATGAAGTGGGGAAATTGGAAGTATTGGGTAGGTTTGATAACAGTGAAACGCGCGGGTGTAATTTAATGGTGAATTAA
- a CDS encoding glutathione peroxidase: MKKLLFLSAMIVFACTSSVQKQNPETITTLDQLLMEKSIYDFKMKDINGDEVDFSQFKGQKLLLVNVASKCGYTPQYEDLQKLHEQYGEQVTIIGFPANNFGGQEPGTNEQIKEFCSSKFGVTFTMMDKISVKGADKHPLYRWLSDKDMNGWNDKEPSWNFCKYFIDENGELVKFFPSSVKPTDQQIVDLIKA, encoded by the coding sequence ATGAAGAAACTACTCTTTTTATCAGCTATGATTGTTTTTGCTTGCACTTCCAGTGTTCAAAAACAAAATCCAGAAACAATTACTACACTAGACCAATTACTTATGGAAAAATCCATTTACGATTTTAAAATGAAGGACATCAACGGGGATGAAGTAGATTTCTCCCAGTTTAAAGGTCAAAAATTGCTTCTTGTGAATGTTGCCTCCAAATGCGGATATACTCCTCAGTATGAAGATTTGCAAAAATTGCACGAGCAGTATGGCGAACAAGTAACGATCATAGGGTTCCCGGCCAACAATTTTGGAGGTCAAGAACCTGGCACTAACGAGCAAATCAAGGAATTTTGTTCATCCAAGTTTGGAGTAACTTTTACCATGATGGATAAAATATCCGTCAAAGGAGCCGACAAGCATCCTTTGTACAGATGGCTTTCGGATAAGGATATGAATGGTTGGAATGACAAAGAGCCATCGTGGAATTTTTGTAAATATTTTATCGATGAAAATGGAGAATTGGTGAAATTCTTTCCTTCATCCGTAAAACCCACTGACCAACAAATAGTGGATTTGATAAAAGCCTGA
- a CDS encoding SGNH/GDSL hydrolase family protein: MMNRLIYAFELLLLLPFFPFLYWKGKSLREQVQRLPQHSTYLKLSNSHASKRVLVIGESTAAGVGASSPETTFAARLFEASKGDFEVLNLGKNGLKAARLPRLLTHAKPDIPTSFDRVIILIGANDCFKFTPPGKFRKELKAFIEIFEQLDSTQMVFIPAIAPVNHFPAIPALLRFFLGVHRYILNKEIYRLSKNLHKLYFHDWKTSFTDEFFASDGIHPSDLGYEKMAEEAYRFIKG, from the coding sequence ATGATGAATCGTCTGATTTACGCTTTTGAGTTGCTGCTGCTCCTTCCCTTTTTTCCATTTCTTTATTGGAAAGGAAAGAGTCTAAGGGAGCAAGTACAGCGACTGCCCCAACATTCTACCTATTTGAAACTGTCTAACTCCCATGCTTCCAAACGGGTATTGGTCATAGGGGAATCTACCGCTGCGGGGGTAGGCGCAAGTAGCCCCGAAACAACCTTTGCCGCACGTCTTTTTGAAGCAAGTAAAGGGGATTTTGAAGTGCTCAATTTGGGGAAAAATGGACTCAAAGCAGCAAGACTGCCCCGCTTACTCACGCATGCCAAGCCAGATATCCCCACATCATTTGATCGGGTGATTATTTTGATTGGAGCCAACGATTGCTTCAAATTCACCCCTCCCGGTAAATTCCGAAAAGAATTGAAAGCATTCATTGAAATCTTTGAACAGCTTGATAGTACCCAAATGGTATTTATTCCTGCCATTGCTCCCGTCAATCATTTCCCCGCCATTCCCGCTTTGTTACGCTTTTTCTTAGGAGTACATCGGTATATATTGAACAAAGAAATCTATCGATTAAGTAAAAACCTCCATAAACTCTACTTTCACGATTGGAAAACAAGCTTCACTGATGAGTTTTTTGCAAGCGACGGAATTCATCCTTCGGATTTGGGGTATGAAAAAATGGCAGAAGAAGCATACCGATTTATAAAAGGGTGA
- a CDS encoding universal stress protein, translated as MKTILVPYDFSTQAGFALNFATKLAEKTKNKLELLHVIELPTPTSFSSFGEAGGMSSETANIFMIELIDKRKKQMAELEETYKDAAFQFETKMVFGNPFAGIAKEIVDADADIVVMGSKGSSGIEEVLIGSNTEKVVRNAACPVLTIKSAILPDEIQQIVFASDFNEVPSNVVERLKASLAVIDATLHLVKINTPSMFEHSRVSTQKMEAFTKEFNLQVSSMKIYNAPSEEEGIVDYADDIKADMIAMATTGRTGFLHLLTGSIAEDVVNSAIRPVWTMKAKK; from the coding sequence ATGAAGACTATTCTTGTTCCTTATGATTTTTCGACACAGGCCGGCTTTGCCTTAAATTTCGCAACCAAGTTAGCTGAAAAAACAAAAAATAAACTCGAACTGCTCCACGTGATCGAATTGCCAACACCTACAAGTTTCAGCTCTTTTGGAGAAGCAGGAGGCATGAGCAGTGAGACTGCTAACATATTCATGATTGAGCTCATAGATAAGCGAAAAAAACAAATGGCAGAGTTGGAAGAAACATACAAGGATGCAGCATTCCAATTCGAAACTAAAATGGTTTTCGGAAATCCATTTGCAGGGATAGCCAAAGAAATCGTAGATGCAGACGCGGATATTGTAGTCATGGGAAGCAAAGGTTCTTCTGGAATAGAGGAAGTATTGATTGGGTCCAATACTGAAAAAGTGGTCCGGAATGCTGCTTGTCCAGTCTTAACGATCAAGTCAGCCATCCTACCAGACGAAATTCAACAAATAGTTTTCGCTTCTGATTTTAATGAAGTTCCTTCCAACGTAGTAGAACGCCTGAAAGCTTCTTTGGCTGTAATTGATGCCACATTGCATTTGGTAAAAATAAATACACCGAGCATGTTTGAACACAGCAGGGTGTCTACCCAAAAAATGGAAGCGTTTACCAAAGAATTCAATCTACAAGTGAGTTCCATGAAAATTTACAATGCTCCTTCAGAAGAAGAAGGAATCGTAGATTATGCCGACGATATTAAAGCTGATATGATCGCTATGGCCACTACAGGGAGAACAGGTTTTCTACACCTTTTGACAGGTAGCATTGCAGAAGATGTAGTAAACTCCGCAATCAGGCCCGTATGGACGATGAAAGCAAAAAAATAA